In one window of Mycteria americana isolate JAX WOST 10 ecotype Jacksonville Zoo and Gardens chromosome 24, USCA_MyAme_1.0, whole genome shotgun sequence DNA:
- the DUS3L gene encoding tRNA-dihydrouridine(47) synthase [NAD(P)(+)]-like codes for MAAAPAVAAGVAPVRARFLASKEQFHAYLRARAGPGDPAGGEEQEEEEEAEEEEEVGGCQSEPPAKRLRPEDLGEDGESRGDAGAAAKEPAERKRARGQNKSRPCMKPSRYEQSRLCPSVTQGRAEKCYFGPRCRFLHDVGEYMAAKPADLGRSCVLFETFGKCIYGVTCRFAQAHLGDGYQNIVNTDLAKQWEGKSLVRNNLSKDLQHQLRKRKFTFKKADEYLRGLAKPHGNGGKGGKATGCSTEEPEVPNCTTPQEGLGNSPDCPVLPEQGEDPKPDALQTPGPTAGKEASSMKTVGPVTDEDIIKLRSCEKKKLEIQGKLYLAPLTTCGNLPFRRICKRFGADVTCGEMAVCTNLLQGQSSEWALLKRHHTEDIFGVQLEGAFPDTMTKCAELLNQTIEVDFVDINVGCPIDLVYKKGGGCALMTRSNKFEQIVRGMNSVLDVPLTVKIRTGVQEKMNVAHKIIPKIREWGASMVTLHGRSREQRYTRGADWDYIAECAKIASPMPLFGNGDILSYEDANRAMQMGVSGIMIARGALIKPWLFTEIKEQRHWDISSSERFDSLKDFTNYGLEHWGSDTQGVEKTRKFLLEWLSFLCRYIPVGLLEYLPQKINERPPYYMGRDYLETLMASQNVDDWIKISELLLGPVPPSFTFLPKHKANSYR; via the exons ATGGCGGCGGCGCCGGCTGTGGCGGCTGGGGTGGCGCCGGTCCGCGCCCG GTTCCTCGCCTCCAAGGAGCAGTTCCATGCCTACCTGCGGgccagggccgggcccggcgACCCGGCGGGCGgcgaggagcaggaggaggaggaggaggccgaggaggaggaggaggttggcggcTGCCAGAGCGAGCCCCCCGCCAAACGGCTGAGACCGGAGGACCTCGGTGAGGACGGGGAAAGCCGAGGGGATGCTGGAGCGGCGGCGAAGGAGCCCGCGGAGCGGAAGCGGGCCCGGGGACAGAACAAGAGCAGGCCGTGTATGAAACCCAGCCGCTACGAGCAGAGCAGGCTGTGCCCGTCGGTAACGCAG GGGCGTGCAGAGAAATGCTACTTCGGCCCGCGGTGCCGCTTCCTTCACGACGTCGGCGAGTACATGGCCGCGAAGCCGGCCGACCTGGGGCGCAGCTGCGTGCTCTTCGAAACCTTCGGCAAGTGCATTTATGGCGTCACCTGCCGCTTTGCCCAGGCCCACCTCGGGGACGGCTACCAGAACATCGTCAACACGGACCTGGCCAAGCAGTGGGAAGGGAAGTCGCTGGTGAGGAACAACCTCTCCAAGGACCTCCAGCACCAGCTGCGCAAGAGGAAGTTTACCTTCAAGAAGGCTGACGAGTACCTCCGTGGTCTGGCCAAGCCCCACGGCAACGGTGGGAAGGGAGGCAAAGCCACGGGGTGCTCTACAGAGGAGCCAGAGGTGCCCAACTGCACAACGCCCCAGGAGGGTCTGGGAAACAGCCCCGACTGTCCTGTGCTACCGGAGCAGGGAGAAGATCCTAAACCAGACGCCTTGCAGACTCCCGGCCCCACAGCTGGCAAGGAGGCTTCCTCCATGAAAACAGTGGGCCCGGTGACAGATGAAGACATTATAAAGCTGCGGTCATGTGAGAAAAAGAAG CTGGAAATCCAAGGCAAGCTCTACTTGGCTCCACTGACCACG TGCGGTAACCTCCCTTTCCGAAGGATATGCAAGCGCTTTGGGGCAGACGTCACCTGTGGAGAGATGGCTGTGTGCACAAACCTGCTTCAGGGCCAGTCCTCTGAGTGGGCTCTCCTCAAACGGCATCATACCGAAGAtatttttggggtgcag CTGGAGGGAGCGTTTCCGGACACGATGACCAAATGTGCAGAGCTGCTGAACCAGACAATTGAAGTGGACTTTGTAGACATCAATGTCGGGTGTCCCATCGACCTGGTCTACAAGAAG GGAGGAGGCTGTGCTCTGATGACTCGGTCCAACAAGTTTGAACAGATTGTCCGAGGGATGAACTCG GTGCTGGATGTCCCGCTGACTGTGAAGATACGGACGGGAGTGCAAGAAAAGATGAACGTGGCTCATAAAATAATCCCCAAGATCCGGGAGTGGGGAGCATCCATGGTCACG cttcacgGCCGATCCAGGGAGCAGCGCTACACGAGGGGTGCTGACTGGGACTACATAGCAGAATGTGCTAAAATAGCAAGCCCCATGCCTCTTTTTG GAAACGGTGATATTTTGTCTTACGAAGATGCTAATCGAGCCATGCAGATGGGCGTTTCGGGAATTATGATTGCAAG AGGGGCACTCATCAAACCGTggcttttcactgaaattaagGAACAGAGACACTGGGATATCTCGTCCAGCGAGAGATTTGATAGCCTCAAAGACTTCACCAACTACGGCCTTGAGCACTGGGGGTCAGATACGCAGGGAGTGGAGAAGACCAGGAAGTTCCTGCTGGAATGGCTCTCGTTCCTGTGCAG GTATATTCCGGTTGGCTTATTAGAATACCTACCTCAGAAAATTAACGAGCGGCCGCCTTACTACATGGGGAGAGACTATCTGGAGACGCTGATGGCGAGCCAAAACGTGGATGACTGGATTAAAATAAG tgAGCTGCTTCTGGGACCCGTACCTCCCAGCTTCACCTTCCTGCCTAAACACAAGGCAAATTCCTACAGATAG
- the LOC142420424 gene encoding la-related protein 6-like: protein MSSRSSGMALGPGSQPSCSTPLPVQRNSFPALHLPPQSRSLALLGHEDFFRSFNGSFCNVNDVLGADLLDCNYSIPDPQLVRRIVSQVEFYLSDENLAKDAFLLKHVQKNKMGFVSIKLLTSFKKVKYLTRDWRLTLYALQFSELLEVNEEGTKVRRRVPVPESLLSIPPSKLLLAWQLLPQEQDVLQKNFLETITRMFSPFGAIASIRILRPGRKLPSDVRKYTSRFPELLSKCCALVEYESLESARKAFEDLGCQSRPGGESIRVVRLCGKGSKKKPGAETDVVEELVDPLGWKVQMATTTFPYGIGDSLLCSSPESDGAPALLPPFLNKDPSAPAWSSGDFKPGDFSNAFTGSLLTSKVFPDLGTGWGTGSCSGLCSSTERTRSCSWGSGASTWMPWCSSPSPDAKHPPSNPLAQKWAHEPLGMRDGVLRLPHGPDGTKGFCSSFGRGEIVLRQ, encoded by the exons ATGTCATCACGTAGCTCTGGGATGGCCTTGGGGCCTggttcccagcccagctgcagcacccCTCTGCCAGTGCAAAGAAATTCCTTCCCGGCGCTGCATCTTCCACCGCAGAGCCGCTCCCTCGCCCTGCTCGGCCATGAAGACTTCTTTCGGAGCTTCAACGG gagctTCTGCAACGTGAACGATGTTTTGGGTGCTGATCTATTGGACTGCAACTACTCCATCCCTGACCCGCAGCTGGTCCGGCGGATTGTGTCCCAGGTGGAGTTCTACCTCTCTGATGAGAACCTGGCCAAGGATGCTTTCCTCCTGAAACATGTCCAGAAGAACAAGATGGGCTTTGTCAGCATCAAACTACTGACATCCTTCAAGAAG GTGAAATACCTGACGCGCGACTGGCGGCTCACGCTCTATGCCCTGCAGTTCTcggagctgctggaggtgaaTGAGGAGGGCACCAAAGTGAGGCGGCGGGTCCCTGTCCCTGAGTCCCTGctgagcatcccccccagcaaactgctgctggcctggcagctgctgccccaggagcAGGACGTGCTCCAGAAGAACTTCCTTGAGACCATCACGAGGATGTTCAGCCCCTTCGGCGCCATCGCCTCCATCCGCATCCTGCGGCCGGGCCGCAAGCTGCCCTCGGATGTGCGGAAATACACCTCGCGCTTCCCTGAGCTGCTGAGCAAGTGCTGCGCGCTGGTGGAGTACGAGAGCCTGGAGAGCGCCCGCAAGGCCTTTGAGGACCTCGGCTGCCAAAGCCGCCCAGGCGGCGAAAGCATCAGGGTAGTCCGGCTCTGCGGGAAGGGCTCGAAGAAGAAACCTGGGGCCGAGACAGATGTGGTGGAGGAGCTGGTGGACCCGCTGGGATGGAAGGTGCAGATGGCGACCACAACCTTCCCCTATGGCATCGGGgactccctgctctgcagctccccGGAGTCGGATGGTGCCCCGGCATTGCTGCCCCCCTTCCTGAACAAGGACCCCTCGGCACCTGCCTGGTCCAGCGGTGACTTCAAGCCCGGCGACTTCAGCAACGCCTTCACCGGATCGCTCCTCACCAGCAAAGTCTTCCCTGACCTCGGGACAGGCTGGGGCACTGGCAGCTGCtctggcctctgctccagcaccgaGAGGACCcgcagctgcagctgggggagCGGGGCAAGTACCTGGATGCCCTGGtgcagcagcccctctccagATGCCAAACACCCTCCCAGCAATCCCCTGGCACAAAAGTGGGCGCATGAGCCCCTAGGCATGCGGGATGGGGTGCTTCGCCTGCCCCATGGCCCCGATGGCACCAAAGGCTTCTGCAGCAGTTTTGGGAGAGGAGAGATTGTCCTCCGGCAATGA